In Anas acuta chromosome 5, bAnaAcu1.1, whole genome shotgun sequence, a single window of DNA contains:
- the CABP4 gene encoding calcium-binding protein 4, with protein sequence MPRTRGDKGAPKDAEAPGKGKGEQGAESSPKPPEESGSPGSGSPGAESRHGGHGRKNSKKGAGDPHAAATKAYSPFLNTVFGKERELSPEELDELLDAFKEFDTDQDGFISYKDLGACMRTLGYMPTEMELIEISQHIKMRMGGRVDFEDFVQMMGPKLREETAHMVGVRELKIAFREFDMNGDGEISSAEMREAIAALLGEQLKAQEVDEILQDVDLNGDGRVDFDEFVMMLSSR encoded by the exons atGCCACGCACGCGGGGGGACAAGGGGGCCCCCAAAGACGCCGAGGCCCCGggcaaggggaagggggagcagggggccGAGAGCTCCCCGAAGCCCCCCGAGGAGAGCGGCTCCCCCGGCagcggcagccccggggctgagTCCCGGCACGGCGGGCACGGGAGGAAGAACAGCAAGAAGGGGGCCGGGGACCCGCACGCCGCCGCCACCAAGGCTTACTCGCCCTTCCTCAACACTGTCTTTGGCAAG GAGCGGGAGCTGTCGCCGGAGGAGCTGGACG agctgctggatgcCTTCAAGGAGTTTGACACCGACCAGGACGGCTTCATCAGCTACAAGGACCTGGGCGCCTGCATGCGCACGCTGGGGTACATGCCCACCGAGATGGAGCTGATCGAGATCTCGCAGCACATCAAGATGAGGA TGGGCGGCCGCGTGGACTTCGAGGACTTTGTGCAGATGATGGGGCCGAAGCTGCGGGAGGAGACGGCGCACATGGTGGGCGTCAGGGAGCTGAAGATCGCCTTCCGCGAG TTCGACATGAACGGGGACGGGGAGATCAGCAGCGCGGAGATGCGCGAGGCCATCGCGGCGCTGCTGGGCGAGCAGCTGAAGGCGCAGGAGGTGGACGAGATCCTGCAGGACGTGGACCTCAACGGGGACGGCCGCGTGGACTTCGATG AGTTCGTCATGATGCTGTCCTCCCGCTGA
- the OSBP gene encoding oxysterol-binding protein 1, with product MAELRAAGAGPGAAAAALPGPMALPAAPGAAPALPSPAAGGGGGGGGSGSGAAPGAAAAAAAGSGGGGGSGVGGSAREGWLFKWTNYIKGYQRRWFVLSNGLLSYYRSKAEMRHTCRGTINLATANITVEDSCNFVISNGGAQTYHLKASSEVERQRWVTALELAKAKAVKMLEESDDSGDESVSQTDKTELQSTLRTLSSKVEDLSTCNDLIAKHGTALQRSLSELETLRLPAESTEKIKQVNERATLFRITSNAMINACRDFLMLAQTHSKKWQKSLQHERDQRIRLEETLEQLAKQHNHLERAFRGATVLPAGTAGSGGSAKDPCCPTKGDLSDEDEENEFFDAPENIAALETMGHKRTGSNISGTSSDISLEEQYKHQVEDTKKEKRTRIPYKPNYSLNLWSIMKNCIGKELSKIPMPVNFNEPLSMLQRLTEDLEYHELLDRAAKCESSLEQLCYVAAFTVSSYSTTVFRTSKPFNPLLGETYELDRLEESGYRSLCEQVSHHPPAAAHHADSKHGWTLRQEIKITSKFRGKYLSIMPLGTIHCVFHASGNHYTWKKVTTTVHNIIVGKLWIDQSGEIEIVNHKTGDKCNLKFVPYSYFSRDVARKVTGEVTDPTGKVHFLLLGTWDEKMDCYKVASGSGDNGAEARQRAHEAEDSRVLLWKRNPLPKYAENMYYFSELALTLNAPESGTAPTDSRRRPDQRLMENGRWDEANAEKQRLEEKQRLSRKRREAEAARATEDGTPYDPYKPLWFERKKDPVTQELAHVYRGGYWESKEKQDWTQCPDIF from the exons atgGCGGAGCTGCGCGCGGCGGGCGCGGGCcccggcgcggcggcggcggcgctgcccggccccatggCGCTGCCCGCGGCGCCCGGCGCGGCCCCGGCGCTGCCCTCaccggcggcgggcggcggcggcggaggcggcggctCGGGGAGCGGCGCGGCcccgggagcggcggcggcggcggcggcggggagcggcggcggcggcgggtcCGGTGTGGGCGGCTCGGCGCGGGAGGGCTGGCTGTTCAAGTGGACCAACTACATCAAGGGCTACCAGCGCCGCTGGTTCGTGCTCAGCAACGGGCTGCTCAGCTACTACCG CTCCAAGGCGGAGATGCGGCACACGTGCCGCGGCACCATCAACCTGGCCACGGCCAACATCACGGTGGAGGACTCGTGCAACTTCGTCATCTCCAACGGCGGCGCGCAGACCTACCACCTGAAGGCCAGCTCCGAGGTGGAGCGGCAGCGCTGGGTCACGGCGCTGGAGCTGGCCAAGGCCAAGGCCGTCAAGATGCTGGAGGAGTCAG ACGACTCCGGCGACGAGTCCGTGTCGCAGACGGACAAGACGGAGCTGCAGAGCACGCTGCGCACCCTGTCGAGCAAGGTGGAGGACCTGAGCACCTGCAACGACCTGATCGCCAAGCACGGCACGGCCCTGCAGCGCTCCCTCAGCGAGCTGGAGACCCTCCGGCTGCCCGCCGAGAGCACCGAGAAGATCAAGCAGGTGAACGAGCGCGCCACGCTCTTCCGCATCACCTCCAACGCCATGATCAAC GCCTGCCGGGACTTTTTGATGCTGGCCCAGACCCACAGCAAGAAGTGGCAGAAGTCGCTGCAGCACGAGCGGGACCAGCGCATCCGCCTGGAGGAGACGCTGGAGCAGCTGGCCAAGCAGCACAACCACCTGGAGAGGGCTTTCCGCGGTGCCACCGTGCTGCCCGCCGGCACTGCCGGGTCTGGTGGCTCTGCCAAAG ATCCCTGCTGCCCTACGAAAGGAGACCTGAGTGACGAGGACGAAGAGAACGAGTTCTTCGATGCCCCGGAGAACATCGCTGCGCTGGAGACCATGGGCCACAA GCGCACCGGCAGCAACATCAGCGGCACCAGCAGCGATAtcagcctggaggagcag tACAAGCACCAGGTAGAAGACACtaagaaggagaagagaacCCGCATCCCCTACAAGCCCAACTACAGCCTCAACCTCTGGAGCATCATGAAGAACTGCATCGGGAAGGAGCTGTCCAAGATCCCCATGCCA GTGAACTTCAACGAGCCCCTGTCCATGCTGCAGCGCCTGACCGAGGACCTGGAGTACCACGAGCTGCTGGACCGGGCGGCCAAGTGCGAGAGCTCTCTGGAGCAGCTGTGCTACGTGGCTGCCTTCACCGTCTCCTCCTACTCCACCACCGTCTTCCGCACCAGCAAGCCCTTCAACCCGCTCCTGGGGGAGACGTACGAGCTGGACCGCCTGGAGGAGAGCGGCTACCGCTCCCTCTGCGAGCAG GTGAGCCACCACCCGCCGGCTGCCGCGCACCACGCCGACTCCAAGCACGGCTGGACGCTGCGCCAGGAAATCAAGATCACCAGCAAGTTCCGGGGCAAATATCTCTCCATCATGCCTCTGG GCACCATTCACTGCGTCTTCCATGCTTCTGGCAACCACTACACGTGGAAAAAAGTCACCACCACCGTGCACAACATCATCGTGGGCAAGCTCTGGATAGACCAG TCAGGTGAAATTGAGATCGTCAATCACAAGACGGGCGATAAGTGCAACCTCAAGTTCGTTCCTTACAGCTACTTCTCACGGGATGTGGCCAGGAAG GTCACCGGGGAGGTGACGGACCCCACGGGGAAGGTGCATTTCCTCCTGCTGGGCACCTGGGACGAGAAGATGGACTGCTACAAGGTGGCCTCGGGCAGCGGGGACAACGGGGCAGAGGCGCGGCAGCGGGCGCACGAGGCCGAGGACAGCCGGGTGCTGCTGTGGAAGAGGAACCCCCTGCC GAAATACGCGGAGAACATGTACTACTTCTCGGAGCTGGCGCTGACGCTCAACGCCCCCGAGAGCGGCACGGCGCCCACCGACAGCCGCCGGCGCCCCGACCAGCGCCTGATGGAGAACGGCCGCTGGGACGAGGCCAACGCCGAGAAGCAGCggctggaggagaagcagcgCCTCTCCCGCAAGAGGCGCGAGGCCGAGGCCGCCAGGGCCACCGAGGACG GCACCCCCTACGACCCCTACAAGCCACTGTGGTTCGAGCGCAAGAAGGACCCGGTCACCCAGGAGCTGGCACACGTCTACAGGGGCGGCTACTGGGAGAGCAAAGAGAAGCAGGACTGGACCCAGTGCCCGGACATTTtctga